GCATTTGTATTAGAAAAAGGCAAGGCTTTGCAGGGCTTCGGTTTGTTTGAGGCTTTGGACCAGTATTACAGCCGTCCCGGACAAGTGGGTTGGCAGTCATGGCCGTCTGAATTTCATCAGCCTGATGGCGAAGCGGTAGAAAAATTCGCGCGCAGCCATGAGCGGGAAATCCGTTTTTATATGTGGTTGCAATGGCTTTGCGCGGAGCAGTTACACGAAGTCAACCAAGCCGCTGCCGAATACGGTGTCAAACTCGGCATTTACGGCGATTTGGCAGTCGGCGTGGCGCGCGGCAGCGCGGATACTTGGTTGAACCGCCAAGATTATTGTATGGACTTGTCAGTCGGCGCGCCGCCCGATCCTTTGGGGCCGACAGGGCAGAATTGGGATTTGCCGCCGCTTAATCCGTCGATGTTGAAGCATACGGGCTATGAGAAGTTTGCCCATTTGTTGCGCGAAAACATGCGCCTGTATGGCGTGTTGCGGATTGACCATGTGATGGCATTGTGTCGTTTGTGGTGGGTGTTAAACGGTAAAACAGCAGATTTCGGCGCGTATGTGCATTACGATGCCGAAGTGATGTTTGCTATTTTGGTATTGGAAAGCCGGCGCAACCGTTGCGTCATTATCGGCGAGGATTTGGGTACGGTACCTGACGAAGCCCGCCATCTGCTCAACCGCTATCAGGTGTTCTCGTACAAAGTAATGTATTTCAGCAAGGGCTGGAACGGTTTCCAATTACCTGAAGAATACCCCGAGCAGGCGATTACGGTCATCAGCACCCACGATGTCGCGCCCTTGGCAGGTTATTGGATAGGCAAAGATTTGGATACGATGTTCAGACTCGGTACTTTGCCTGATGCAGCAGCTTTTCAGACGGCCTTGGATGAACGCGAACACGATAAAGCCGATTTGCTGGACAAATTGAAAGAAACCGGCTGTCTGGGTGCGGACGTACAGATGCCGGCTAAAGCCGATGAAACCTTGTTGGCGGCTTTGCACAAATACGGCGCATTGAGCCGCAGCAAACTTTACGCCGTACAACTGGAAAACCTGCTGGGCGTCATCGACAATCTGAATGTCCCGGGTGTAACCGAAGGCTATCCGAACTGGGCGCAAAAAATGCCGGTTTCTTTGGAAGATTTCCTACAACACCGCCTCATGGGCGGCCAACTTGCCATTATTGACGAGGTACGCATGAAAACAAACAGCCAAATCAAGACTTATCATGAACTTGACCAAATCGAGCGCGATACGGTCGAAAGCCTGTTTCTTGCCACCCATAGCGACTTGTTCGCTTATCTGGGACGACACCGCCTTGCAGAGGGCGATGAAGTAGTACGCGTTTTGATTCCCGGCGCAGTAAGCGTGGATATTGTGGACCGCCGCAGCGGCGAACTCATCGTGCCGTCTGAAAAAATTGATGAACGTGGGTTCTTTGTGGCTGTTTTGCCCAATGATGCGCCCGATTACGCTTTGAGTATCCGTTACACCGAAGACACCGAGCCAGTGATTGAAGAAGACCCTTATCATTTCAGCTCTGCGTTGCAAGACATGGATTCCTGGCTGTTGGCCGAAGGCAAACACCTGCGTCCTTATGAGACTTTAGGCGCACATTTTGCTGAGTTGGACGGCGTGAAGGGCGTACGCTTTGCCGTCTGGGCGCCCAATGCGCAACGCGTTTCCGTCATCGGCGAGTTCAACAACTGGGACGGCCGCCGCCATGTGATGCGTTTCCACCGTGACAACGGCATTTGGGACATCTTCATCCCTGCTGTCAAACTCAATGCCCTCTACAAATTTGAAATCCGCGATGCCAACGGTGATGTGCGCGAAAAAGCCGACCCGTATGCTTTCGGTGCGGAACTACGCCCGACCACGGCATCTATTGTGCGCGGCTTGCCTGACGAAGTCGAAGAACCGGCCTTCCGCGCCCGTGCCAACGCCATTGATGCGCCGATCAGCATTTATGAAGTGCATTTGGGTTCGTGGAAACGCAATCCGGAAAACAATTTCTGGCTGACTTATGAAGAGCTGGCCAAAGAATTGGTGGCATACGTCAAAGACATGGGCTTTACCCATATCGAGTTTTTGCCTGTTTCCGAATATCCGTTTGACGGCTCATGGGGCTATCAGGCGACCGGTTTGTATGCGCCGACCAGCCGTTTCGGTTCGCCGGAAGAATTGCGCGCATTGATTAAAGCCGCGCACGATGAAGGCATCAGCGTTATCCTCGACTGGGTGGTCGGCCATTTCCCGACCGACGATCACGGCTTGGCCAAATTTGACGGCACCGCGCTGTACGAACATGCCGACCCGCGCGAAGGCTACCATCAAGACTGGAACACCCTGATTTACAACTTCGGCAGAAACGAAGTGAAAAACTTCCTGCAAGGAAATGCCCTGTACTGGATAGAACGTTTCGGCTTTGACGGTATCCGCGTTGATGCGGTTGCTTCGATGATTTACCGCAACTACTCGCGCAAAGACGGCGAGTGGATTCCGAACCAATACGGCGGCCATGAAAACCTTGAAGCCATCGCTTTCCTGCGCGATACCAACACCATGTTGAAAGAGGAAGTTCCGGCTGCAACTGAAATCGCCGAAGAATCCACATCATTTGCCAATGTGACCCGCCAAGAAGGTTTGAACTTCAGCTTCAAATGGAATATGGGCTGGATGAACGATACCTTGCATTACATGATGGAAGACCCCATCAACCGTAAATATCACCACAACAAAATGACCTTCGGCATGATGTACCAGTACAGCGAAAACTTTGTGCTGCCGCTTTCACACGATGAAGTCGTGCATGGCAAACGTTCGCTGCTCGGACGGATGCCCGGCGACTGCTGGCAGCAATTTGCCAACCTGCGTGCCTACTACGGCTTTATGTACGGCTTCCCCGGCAAAAAACTTTTGTTTATGGGCAATGAGTTTGCACAAGGCCGAGAGTGGAACTACAACGAAGGACTGGATTGGTTCCTGCTGGAGCAAGAGGGCGGCTGGCACAAAGGCGTACAAGACTTTGTGCGCGAGTTGAACCATGTCTATAAAGACACCGCGCCGCTTTACCAATTGGACCAATGGCCTGAAGGCTTTGAGTGGTTGGTTGCAGATGACGGCGACAATTCCGTATTCGTTTTCGAGCGCCGCGACCGCGAAGGCAACCGCGTTATCGTGATCAGCAACTTCACGCCTGTGGTACGCGAAGGCTATCGCTTTGGTGTGAATTCTGCCGGCGAATACCGCGAAATCCTCAATTCAGACGACCTGCATTTCAAAGGTAGCGGCGTTTCTGCCGGCGCAACGGTGGAAACAGAAGAAGTTTGGTCGCATGGCAAACCAAATTCCCTGTCTGTTACCGTACCGCCGTTGGCAACCGTTTACCTGTATCAGGCGGCGGTCAAAGACGAAGCGTAAATCAACTTTGAGGGTGGGCATTATGCCTGCCCAATCAGCTGAAAATTAAAGATAGTGACATCAATATGACTCAAGGCCGTCTGAAAGATTTTCAGACGGCCTTATATTGGACACGAAACCAAATACATACCAAGGAATCATTCTATGTCTGCCAAATCATGGCATATCGAGGAAGGCA
This genomic interval from Neisseria sp. Marseille-Q5346 contains the following:
- the glgB gene encoding 1,4-alpha-glucan branching protein GlgB → MSETLEQQAVEAGIDLGYHDINGTYHATKPEVLESIVAVLDKSKPDSDGLYLNTMVAHENGEESLQMPSEFHGAEVVVLSDEADECQNLTLYPGDNDTLWIKLPQLACGYYTLSVETGGKCRLVRLIVAPESVYQPKLLANGGRMNGLTMHLYSLRSERNWGIGDFTDLLNLMKYAAEKKLDFVGINPLHALFTSKPAFASPYSPSSREWLNPIYLDIEKVGAFTYNEQLKNWLAQPKIRQRIAALRITETVTYTAVWACKRDALHMAFNAFEQDTCEAAANERAAFEAFVLEKGKALQGFGLFEALDQYYSRPGQVGWQSWPSEFHQPDGEAVEKFARSHEREIRFYMWLQWLCAEQLHEVNQAAAEYGVKLGIYGDLAVGVARGSADTWLNRQDYCMDLSVGAPPDPLGPTGQNWDLPPLNPSMLKHTGYEKFAHLLRENMRLYGVLRIDHVMALCRLWWVLNGKTADFGAYVHYDAEVMFAILVLESRRNRCVIIGEDLGTVPDEARHLLNRYQVFSYKVMYFSKGWNGFQLPEEYPEQAITVISTHDVAPLAGYWIGKDLDTMFRLGTLPDAAAFQTALDEREHDKADLLDKLKETGCLGADVQMPAKADETLLAALHKYGALSRSKLYAVQLENLLGVIDNLNVPGVTEGYPNWAQKMPVSLEDFLQHRLMGGQLAIIDEVRMKTNSQIKTYHELDQIERDTVESLFLATHSDLFAYLGRHRLAEGDEVVRVLIPGAVSVDIVDRRSGELIVPSEKIDERGFFVAVLPNDAPDYALSIRYTEDTEPVIEEDPYHFSSALQDMDSWLLAEGKHLRPYETLGAHFAELDGVKGVRFAVWAPNAQRVSVIGEFNNWDGRRHVMRFHRDNGIWDIFIPAVKLNALYKFEIRDANGDVREKADPYAFGAELRPTTASIVRGLPDEVEEPAFRARANAIDAPISIYEVHLGSWKRNPENNFWLTYEELAKELVAYVKDMGFTHIEFLPVSEYPFDGSWGYQATGLYAPTSRFGSPEELRALIKAAHDEGISVILDWVVGHFPTDDHGLAKFDGTALYEHADPREGYHQDWNTLIYNFGRNEVKNFLQGNALYWIERFGFDGIRVDAVASMIYRNYSRKDGEWIPNQYGGHENLEAIAFLRDTNTMLKEEVPAATEIAEESTSFANVTRQEGLNFSFKWNMGWMNDTLHYMMEDPINRKYHHNKMTFGMMYQYSENFVLPLSHDEVVHGKRSLLGRMPGDCWQQFANLRAYYGFMYGFPGKKLLFMGNEFAQGREWNYNEGLDWFLLEQEGGWHKGVQDFVRELNHVYKDTAPLYQLDQWPEGFEWLVADDGDNSVFVFERRDREGNRVIVISNFTPVVREGYRFGVNSAGEYREILNSDDLHFKGSGVSAGATVETEEVWSHGKPNSLSVTVPPLATVYLYQAAVKDEA